The stretch of DNA TTTTAGTCATAATTCGTCCCAGCCCACTTTGGCATGCGCCGATTCTAATTCCCATTGCCGGGATGACGATTGGAAACGCTTTAAACAGCGCAGCACTATCGTCTGAGCGGTTGTCGTCGGAGTTTCGTTTACGAAAAGAAGCGATTGAGACCGCGTTAGGACTTGGTGCAACTCCGTGGCAAGCGACTTGGGATGCGCGCCGAGAAGCGATGCGAGCGGCTGTCACTCCGGCGCTCAATCAAATGTTTGTTGTCGGAATTGTTCAACTTCCCGGGATGATGACCGGACAAATTATCGGTGGGGTGAGTCCAACTGAAGCCGTTCGATATCAATTCCTCGTGATGTATCTGATTCTTTCCGCATGTTATGGAACGGCGTGGTTAGTAGAGCGATTAATCTGGCGAAAACTGGGCGAACCTTCGGGCATATTTCTCAATGAATCTTTTTCTCATAAATCATAATCCGTCCTATCAAACTTCTTATCAACCCGGTTTCTATGCGGAACTTGCCCGCCAATCGAGAATTCTCGTCGTATATCAACAGAAGTGGGGAGACCGCGCTCCCGAGTATGAGTCGCCGCAAAAGATTGCCGACAATTTCTGGATAGTCTATCGTCGACCCTTTGCACCCTACCGTCTGATGCTGTTTTCCGAACGCTTGGCACAATGGGATCGCACACTGTTTGATCGACAGATGAAACGGTATTGTCAATTACTCGGTTGGTCGCCAGACATTGTCGAATTCACACATCCGATTTATCGCGAGCACTATCACTGCAAGACCGGCACAAAAAAAGTGTTCTGGTTGATTGACCATTACTCAGAAGTCCCCGGCAATAAACCGGTACAAGTTGGGTATCTCGCCGCCAATGAGAAGGAATCTGCTCGCAACGCCGATTTAGTCATCGCTACAGCGCGGGAGTTGGTTAACCGGTTTGGGCAGTATGCTAAACAAATTCGTTTCTTGCCGAATTCCGCCGACCGCAATCATTTTCAGCCACGATGGCTTCGCGATGCTCCAGTTCCTGAAAGAATCAAGAAAATTCCACGACCGATTTTTGGTTATGCTGGAAACATCAACGCAATATCTGATTGGAAAAGTCTCCGACTACTCGCGC from bacterium encodes:
- the fetB gene encoding iron export ABC transporter permease subunit FetB, which translates into the protein MKSDYVSLTLFDLLLCTVMILIVVLMSHRSRYGLTRSFLWGAVRSAAQLIIVGYILQWIFYVNSLYLILFILMLQTLIAAWQASRRQKVVFTGSLLYLWIAIAGASLFFLAFAVLVIIRPSPLWHAPILIPIAGMTIGNALNSAALSSERLSSEFRLRKEAIETALGLGATPWQATWDARREAMRAAVTPALNQMFVVGIVQLPGMMTGQIIGGVSPTEAVRYQFLVMYLILSACYGTAWLVERLIWRKLGEPSGIFLNESFSHKS